The Saccharopolyspora gregorii genomic interval CAGCGAACGTTCGGCGTAGTCGTCGCCGGCCGGGGCGAGGAAGGAGCCGTACTCGGAGCCGAAGCGGTCCAGTTCTTCGCCCACTTCCAGCACTTCGGCGTCCTTGTCGGCACTCCCGTCGGGGAGCACTTCGAACCCGTCCAGCGGCGGGTACTTCCAGCTCTCCGCCGCGGAGTCCCAGTACTCCGCCAGGAACCGGTCCGGCGGGAGGTTCCCGCTGCGGGAGTAGCCGGCCAACAGCGGTCCGACGGGCTCCTGCCACGGCCGGGGCAGCACCGCAGGCCCCCACCGTTCGTCGCCGGCGTGGACCCCGGTGCAGGGTTCGGGCCGGTCGGCGTGCGGCGCCGCTTGGGCCGGTGCGGCGGGCACCAGCACGGCCACCAGCCCGAAGCACAGCGCGAGCAGCGCTCGTCTGCGGCGCGGCACGCGCGGGTGCGGGACGGCCGCGCCGCTGCGTCGGATCGCGTTTCGGGAACACGGCATTTCGAACCCCAGCATGGAACTCCTCCTGATCACTGTGCTGGCCCCACTGATAGCGGCCGAGTGATCACCCGGGGAACGTTCCGCGTGGATTGCGCTCGATCGGTTCGCACTCGCTACCTGATCGGGT includes:
- a CDS encoding TNT domain-containing protein, which translates into the protein MLGFEMPCSRNAIRRSGAAVPHPRVPRRRRALLALCFGLVAVLVPAAPAQAAPHADRPEPCTGVHAGDERWGPAVLPRPWQEPVGPLLAGYSRSGNLPPDRFLAEYWDSAAESWKYPPLDGFEVLPDGSADKDAEVLEVGEELDRFGSEYGSFLAPAGDDYAERSLPPQSLTTREADFPCGYHRYEVARPFTAWEGPIAAWFAQPGGGTQILLDPAFLQPGEGQRLNVRWLLSNGYLKPADDLR